TGATGGTGGCCAGCCCCATCACCGTCATCGCCTCGCTGAAGCTGCCGAAGATGAGGTAGGTGCCGAAAAGGAGCGCGGCGATGCCCAGGACGCCCGCCACGCCGAAGCCGGGAATCAGCACGAGCTCGGCGACCAGCAGGCCGATGCCGGCCAGGATGATGATGAACTCCAGGGCGCCGGCCGACTGCGCGAAAAAGGCGCCGGTAAAGAAGAGCAGGAGCGCCACCACCCCGAGGATGCCGGGCACGCCCACGCCGGGCGTGAAGATCTCGATCAGGATGCCGATCACGCCGAGCGCCAGGAGCGCCGCGGCCACCAGCGGACTGGTCAAAAAGCGCGAGACGCGCTCGGCGGCGGTCGGGACTTGCCGCTCGATGGCGACGCCGGCGTAGCCGAGCTGGTCCAAGGCGTCGCGCAGGTTGCGGGCCTCCAAGTCGGCGATGTCGTACTCGACCGCCTGTGAGGCGGTGAGCGTGACGAGCTCGTCGGAGGTCGCCAGGCCGGGAATCTCGCGGCGCGGGTCCACCATCGCCTCGGCGACCGTGGGGCTGCGCCCGCGCGCGATGGCCACCGAGCGAAAGCGCCCGCGCAAGGCCGAGCTTATCTTCTCGTCCACCGGACTGGCGCCGCCGATGGGGCTCACGGTGATCGGCAGGGCGGCACCTATCGACGAGCCCGGCAGCATGACGAGCTGCTCGCTGCTCATGGCGATCAGGGCGCCCGCGCTAAAGGCGTTTTCCACCACGGCGATGGTCGGCACCTGAGCGCGCTGCAAGATGGCGTCCACGATGCTCTCCATGGCGTTCACCTGACCGCCGGGGGTGTTGATCTCGAAGACGAGCGCGAGCGGCTGCGCCTCGTTGGCCCGTTCGATGCGGTTGATCACGAAGGCCGACAGGCCGGGGCTGATCTCGTCGTCGATGGGCACGACCCATACGGTGTTGGTCATGTCCTGTACGGTGTTGGTCATGTCCTGCGCCACGGCCACGGCCGGACCGGGCACCGCTAGCACGAAAAGCGCGAGGCAGGCTCGCAATATCAGCTTCATATAGCGCAGCATAGCACGACTTCCGCGCCCTCTTTGCGCGCTCGTTAACGATGTTTCCAAAGATGTTTCCAAAGCTGAAGAGGGGACTCGTCGCGATGTCCGTCGCAGGAGCCACAAAGGCAGTGCACTATACTCACCGTTCGCTCAATTCCAAACCCACTTCTCGAGCTTGAGTCCGCTCGGCCCACGGTTCACTCATCTGAGGCCGACCTGTGAGCAACATTTTATGAGCAACATTTCATAAGCAACATTTTATGATCCATGAAGTCCATCGCCTAGCTTTCAATGGGATGGAAGTCCTCGAGAGCAAGTGCAGGACAGGCCAGATTTGCAACTCATTCATAGCACTTGGTATAACTCCTTCATCCCCGAAGCATCATGTGGTACACGAGTCCCACCAGGGCACTCAGAAAGAGCGTGGGGATCATGCCGAGCTTGAAGCGGAAGAGGGCAACAAAAGCAGCAACCGCGATCACGAGCGAAGCCA
This Deinococcota bacterium DNA region includes the following protein-coding sequences:
- a CDS encoding ATP-dependent Clp protease proteolytic subunit, with the translated sequence MKLILRACLALFVLAVPGPAVAVAQDMTNTVQDMTNTVWVVPIDDEISPGLSAFVINRIERANEAQPLALVFEINTPGGQVNAMESIVDAILQRAQVPTIAVVENAFSAGALIAMSSEQLVMLPGSSIGAALPITVSPIGGASPVDEKISSALRGRFRSVAIARGRSPTVAEAMVDPRREIPGLATSDELVTLTASQAVEYDIADLEARNLRDALDQLGYAGVAIERQVPTAAERVSRFLTSPLVAAALLALGVIGILIEIFTPGVGVPGILGVVALLLFFTGAFFAQSAGALEFIIILAGIGLLVAELVLIPGFGVAGVLGIAALLFGTYLIFGSFSEAMTVMGLATIIGGGLLAFAFWVLPNTKLSSPLILKTRLGSASAGGQAARGESTAAAEGYEPPDELHDLVGQQGVATSYLRPAGVARFGLLRVDVVSEGGYVPAGSEIEVLRVEGRRVTVRPVEPVENP